A portion of the Anoxybacillus gonensis genome contains these proteins:
- a CDS encoding cryptochrome/photolyase family protein — protein MQTAVVWFRRDFRLHDHTALVHALRWAKEREGKLLFFFHFDPYFAKERTYHHEYFFQTVERFRQSLCEYGIHMHVLYGDTDQVFTRLIYHTNMRAIFLNKDEVGRGKERDNYVQALLQRHGVEVYTYDDAHMHGAFEVRKADGTPYKVYTPYYRAWRKRPKRFPLSVDIDLLRAHMLHITPLSEQDERMFTMWLAQCTKRWEHTSEQDALHVLQQFIDTALPYYHRKRDIPSVTGTSRLSPHIKAGTISIRTVFHAVAQQFGNGYDEAVETYIKELAWRDFYHMIYAHFPFTKTEAFIEKYRHLPWLRDHERFEAWKEGKTGFPFVDAGMRQLKKEGWMHNRLRMVVASFLAKDYLIDWRMGEQYFQHMLIDYDEASNIGGWQWAASVGTDAVPYFRVFNPIEQSKKFDPDGTYIRTYVPELSSLPSAHIHEPWKSNIKVDYPAPTVDHSLQRQRAIALFQMNERL, from the coding sequence ATGCAGACAGCTGTTGTTTGGTTTCGCCGAGATTTTCGATTACACGATCATACAGCGCTCGTTCATGCGCTTCGTTGGGCGAAAGAAAGGGAAGGAAAGCTTCTTTTTTTCTTCCATTTTGATCCTTATTTCGCGAAAGAGCGAACGTATCATCATGAATATTTTTTTCAAACAGTTGAGCGGTTTCGCCAGTCATTATGTGAATACGGCATTCACATGCATGTATTGTACGGGGATACGGATCAAGTGTTTACTCGCCTCATTTATCATACAAATATGCGTGCGATTTTTTTAAATAAAGACGAAGTTGGACGCGGAAAAGAGCGGGATAATTATGTTCAGGCGTTGTTACAAAGGCATGGGGTGGAAGTGTATACATATGATGATGCGCATATGCATGGGGCATTTGAGGTACGAAAAGCAGATGGAACGCCTTATAAAGTATATACACCATATTACCGCGCATGGCGAAAACGTCCGAAACGTTTTCCACTTTCAGTAGACATCGATTTGTTACGTGCTCATATGTTACATATCACGCCGCTCTCCGAACAAGATGAGCGCATGTTTACGATGTGGCTTGCGCAATGTACGAAACGTTGGGAACATACGAGCGAACAAGACGCTTTACATGTTTTACAGCAGTTTATCGATACGGCACTCCCATACTATCATCGGAAACGAGATATCCCGAGCGTTACAGGGACAAGTCGTTTATCTCCACATATAAAAGCCGGGACGATTTCTATTCGCACCGTTTTTCATGCGGTTGCGCAACAATTTGGCAACGGTTATGACGAAGCGGTAGAAACGTATATAAAAGAGCTAGCTTGGCGTGATTTTTATCATATGATTTATGCACATTTTCCGTTTACAAAGACGGAAGCGTTTATTGAAAAGTATCGCCATCTTCCATGGTTGCGTGATCACGAACGTTTTGAAGCGTGGAAAGAAGGAAAAACAGGTTTTCCGTTCGTCGATGCAGGGATGCGCCAGTTGAAAAAGGAAGGATGGATGCACAATCGTCTCCGTATGGTCGTTGCTTCATTTTTAGCAAAAGATTATTTGATTGATTGGCGCATGGGTGAACAATATTTTCAGCACATGTTAATCGATTACGATGAAGCATCAAATATCGGGGGATGGCAATGGGCTGCTTCTGTCGGAACAGATGCTGTACCGTATTTTCGCGTCTTTAACCCGATTGAACAGTCGAAAAAATTTGACCCAGATGGCACGTATATTCGCACATATGTACCAGAACTTTCTTCTCTCCCTTCGGCACATATTCATGAGCCATGGAAAAGTAACATAAAAGTCGATTACCCTGCGCCGACAGTAGACCATTCATTACAACGCCAACGCGCGATTGCGTTGTTTCAAATGAATGAACGATTATAG
- a CDS encoding phytoene desaturase family protein encodes MYDVIVVGTGFGGMTASALLAKKGYRTLSIEAASELGGCAGKFERQSFRFQAGATLGMGFEEGGVFSQLFHELDISPPPVHLLDTIMDVHFSERTIRYYQQKERWFDEIARQFPKDSAAIVRFFEEMFSLADAMLSFVYKRPIVPPKTIKQLFQAMQKADRKLISATPFLFQSIAKRLQHYGIRDETFIAFLNGQLVDSVQTTIERCPALLGAVALSIFHRGAFYVEGGLANVVHALAERYKQLGGEQRMREKVVSIRKQRHWLVTTNRKQTYEAKHVVFNGSLHSIFSILDDSIKRIFSIREEKEKKRPAWGAFTIYLGIDDNLPSDRLYHQFIVDQTKPMSEGNQFLLSASAPFDRQMAPVGKRSITISTHTEPLHWWDRHAYDEQKKMLTEQILQRVNKTFPLTNIHVQLVGTPVTFSRFTHRAFGKVGGYIPNGVFSLLSTYSPQTNVEGLWLCGDTVFPGAGSLGCALSGWIVADGISASK; translated from the coding sequence TTGTACGATGTCATTGTTGTTGGAACAGGATTCGGAGGGATGACCGCAAGTGCGCTGCTTGCGAAAAAAGGATATCGCACACTCTCGATCGAAGCTGCCAGCGAACTCGGTGGATGTGCAGGAAAGTTCGAGCGACAGTCGTTTCGTTTTCAAGCAGGCGCTACACTTGGGATGGGATTTGAAGAAGGCGGCGTATTTTCACAACTATTTCATGAACTCGACATATCTCCCCCTCCTGTTCATTTATTGGATACGATCATGGACGTACATTTTTCGGAACGAACGATTCGATATTACCAACAAAAAGAACGTTGGTTTGACGAAATTGCCCGACAGTTTCCAAAAGATAGCGCAGCCATTGTTCGCTTTTTTGAAGAAATGTTTTCTCTGGCGGATGCGATGCTTTCGTTTGTATATAAACGACCGATCGTTCCTCCCAAAACGATCAAACAGTTATTTCAAGCGATGCAAAAAGCAGATCGCAAGCTAATAAGCGCAACACCATTTTTGTTTCAATCGATTGCGAAACGACTCCAACATTACGGCATTCGTGATGAAACGTTCATCGCTTTTTTAAACGGCCAACTCGTTGACAGTGTACAAACAACGATTGAGCGTTGTCCCGCTTTGCTTGGCGCCGTCGCCTTAAGCATATTTCATCGCGGAGCGTTTTACGTTGAAGGAGGGCTTGCAAACGTTGTTCATGCGCTTGCGGAACGTTACAAACAGCTTGGCGGAGAACAACGGATGCGTGAAAAAGTCGTATCCATTCGTAAACAACGTCATTGGCTTGTGACGACGAATCGAAAACAAACATATGAAGCAAAACACGTTGTATTTAATGGCTCTCTGCATAGTATTTTCTCCATTTTAGACGATTCAATAAAACGCATATTTTCGATTCGTGAAGAAAAGGAAAAAAAGCGCCCAGCTTGGGGAGCATTTACAATTTATCTTGGCATTGATGACAATTTACCATCAGATCGTTTATACCATCAATTTATTGTTGATCAAACAAAGCCGATGAGTGAAGGAAATCAATTTTTATTGTCCGCTTCCGCACCGTTCGATCGGCAAATGGCGCCTGTAGGAAAACGTTCCATAACGATTTCGACCCATACCGAACCACTTCATTGGTGGGATCGTCATGCGTATGATGAACAGAAAAAGATGCTTACAGAACAAATATTGCAACGTGTCAACAAAACATTCCCATTAACGAATATACATGTTCAATTAGTCGGCACACCTGTGACATTTTCTCGTTTTACTCATCGGGCGTTCGGAAAGGTAGGAGGATATATTCCAAACGGTGTTTTCAGTTTATTGTCTACGTATTCACCGCAAACAAATGTCGAAGGATTGTGGCTTTGCGGGGACACGGTATTTCCTGGCGCAGGCTCACTCGGCTGTGCATTATCAGGATGGATTGTGGCGGATGGCATTTCAGCAAGCAAATAG
- a CDS encoding protease complex subunit PrcB family protein, which produces MKKWIIMLMSFLLSACSVSKAEKQYAYKEGEPIAYELVTAEQLPQHVKALYEKQHKQFQTYAVQQEGVTYVVIHLGERRTGGYGIEVIDVRYEKGKAIVSYKERKPAPNAIVTQALTYPKVAIKIKTTIPVEIKSK; this is translated from the coding sequence ATGAAAAAATGGATCATTATGTTAATGAGTTTTCTTCTTTCTGCTTGTAGTGTATCGAAAGCAGAGAAACAATATGCGTATAAAGAAGGAGAGCCTATCGCATACGAATTAGTTACAGCCGAACAACTTCCACAACATGTGAAAGCGTTGTATGAAAAACAGCATAAACAATTTCAAACGTATGCCGTTCAACAAGAAGGTGTGACGTATGTTGTTATTCATCTTGGTGAAAGAAGGACAGGCGGATATGGGATTGAAGTCATCGATGTGCGATACGAAAAAGGGAAGGCGATCGTCTCGTATAAAGAGCGAAAACCAGCGCCAAATGCTATTGTTACGCAAGCGTTAACGTATCCGAAAGTGGCTATAAAAATAAAAACAACGATCCCAGTAGAAATAAAGAGCAAATAG
- the asnB gene encoding asparagine synthase (glutamine-hydrolyzing) produces MCGFVGYISDVPKEINSNWKETFQNMNDLITHRGPDDHGYFFDEYVSFGFRRLSIIDLENGHQPLCYENERYWIIFNGEIYNYVELRDELIKKGCSFSTHSDTEVIVALYSIEKENVVNKLRGMFAFVIWDKQEKEIFAARDPFGIKPFFYVEKEDHLFVASEKKSILYALEHDELNHEALQHYLTFQYVPEPLTMSAHIRKLEPGHYMKKKLGEKLNIQRYWKATFHPTNQSESELVKEIRQALFDSVSIHMRSDVPVGSFLSGGIDSSLIVAIAKQFHPHIKTFSVGFAREGFNEIDVAKETAEKLGVENISYVISPDEYVKELPKIIWHMDDPLADPAAVPLYFVAREARKYVTVVLSGEGADELFGGYNIYHEPKSLQIFERMPNFMRYILAMIAKVLPEGVKGKSFIERGITPIEKRYIGNAKMYSEQEKSKLLKMYNQHVSYTNITAPFYHETEGYPPINRMQYIDIHTWLRGDILLKADKMTMAHSLELRVPFLDKKVFEVAAKIAPEMKVKNKTTKYILRKAAEGIVPDHVLHRKKLGFPVPIRHWLKDDIYDWAKRTIKESETDHLFHKDVLYRLLEEHCQNKADHSRKIWTVLTFMVWHQVYVEKKYRFMNEEEKIKLFV; encoded by the coding sequence ATGTGTGGTTTTGTTGGCTATATTTCTGATGTCCCGAAAGAGATAAATAGTAACTGGAAAGAAACGTTCCAAAACATGAACGATCTGATCACTCATCGTGGTCCTGATGATCATGGCTATTTTTTTGATGAATACGTCAGTTTTGGGTTTCGGCGGTTAAGCATTATTGATCTTGAAAATGGACATCAGCCCCTATGTTATGAAAATGAGAGATATTGGATTATATTTAACGGGGAAATTTACAACTACGTCGAGTTGCGTGACGAATTAATCAAGAAAGGGTGTTCGTTTTCTACCCATTCTGATACAGAAGTGATCGTTGCTTTATATAGTATTGAAAAAGAAAACGTGGTAAATAAACTTCGTGGCATGTTTGCATTTGTTATTTGGGATAAACAAGAAAAAGAAATTTTCGCAGCACGTGACCCGTTCGGGATTAAACCGTTTTTTTATGTAGAAAAAGAAGATCATCTATTTGTCGCTTCCGAAAAGAAAAGTATTTTATATGCTCTTGAACACGACGAACTAAATCATGAAGCTTTACAACATTATTTAACTTTTCAATATGTTCCAGAGCCATTGACGATGTCCGCTCATATTCGCAAGCTAGAGCCTGGACATTATATGAAGAAAAAACTAGGAGAAAAATTAAACATCCAGCGCTATTGGAAAGCTACATTTCATCCGACGAATCAATCGGAAAGTGAACTTGTCAAAGAAATTCGACAAGCGTTGTTTGATTCGGTAAGTATTCATATGCGTAGCGATGTTCCGGTCGGCTCATTTTTGTCAGGAGGAATTGATTCTTCCCTCATTGTAGCTATTGCGAAACAATTTCATCCGCATATCAAAACATTTTCAGTCGGATTTGCGAGAGAAGGATTTAACGAAATTGATGTAGCAAAAGAAACGGCAGAAAAGTTAGGGGTTGAAAATATTAGTTACGTCATTTCTCCGGACGAATATGTGAAGGAATTGCCGAAAATTATATGGCACATGGATGATCCATTAGCAGATCCGGCAGCTGTCCCTCTTTATTTCGTAGCAAGAGAAGCGAGGAAATATGTAACCGTTGTTCTTTCTGGTGAAGGAGCGGATGAGTTGTTTGGTGGATATAACATTTATCACGAACCAAAATCTTTACAAATATTTGAGCGGATGCCGAATTTTATGCGATATATTTTAGCTATGATTGCAAAAGTATTGCCTGAAGGAGTAAAGGGAAAAAGTTTTATTGAACGCGGGATTACCCCAATTGAAAAACGTTATATCGGCAATGCGAAAATGTATAGTGAACAGGAAAAAAGCAAGTTGTTGAAAATGTATAATCAACATGTATCATACACAAACATTACCGCGCCGTTTTACCACGAAACAGAAGGATATCCTCCGATCAACCGGATGCAATATATTGATATTCACACATGGTTGCGAGGCGATATTTTATTGAAGGCAGATAAAATGACGATGGCACATTCTTTGGAATTACGCGTTCCTTTCCTCGATAAAAAAGTATTTGAAGTCGCCGCAAAAATTGCTCCGGAAATGAAAGTCAAAAATAAGACGACAAAGTATATTTTGCGGAAAGCAGCAGAAGGGATTGTTCCGGATCATGTTTTACATCGCAAAAAGCTAGGTTTTCCTGTTCCTATTCGTCACTGGTTAAAAGATGACATATATGACTGGGCGAAACGTACGATAAAAGAAAGTGAAACAGATCATCTATTCCATAAAGATGTATTGTATCGTCTCCTGGAGGAACATTGTCAAAACAAAGCGGATCATAGCCGAAAAATATGGACGGTACTTACTTTCATGGTTTGGCATCAAGTGTATGTCGAGAAAAAATATCGCTTTATGAACGAGGAAGAAAAAATAAAACTGTTCGTGTAA
- a CDS encoding multicopper oxidase family protein, with the protein MKKLWLGTVLVGVIALSAACSNSMQGHDMSNMHTKKETTSNKENLPLANDTEALSGKEIHLTAKETLLQINDQVQLPVYTYNGSVPGAQIRVKQGERVKIVFKNELPEPTAIHWHGYPVPNDQDGVPGVTMDAIKPGETFTYEFTATVPGTYWYHSHQKSAEQVDKGLYGTLIVEPKEGEQVDRDYTLVLDEWMSQQQASTTEQANHTNMHHGNSPMMHDMSMYDIFTINGKSGTAIEPLKVKKGEKVRLRLINAGYMSHRLHLHGHSFKIVATDGQPLNDPQLIKDELLNIAPGERYDIEFIADNLGEWLLECHGDMKGTDGMKVNIQYEGQTNKTDKTNAKETLPVVDITTYGKYKTGPFTLDQTYDVEYTMDLGTAMDKNGMVFTINGKTYPNTAPINVKKGDVVKVKLVNSSPMDVHPMHLHGHFFQILSKNGKPVTGSPLIKDSLNINPGEEYVVAFQADNPGNWMFHCHDLHHASAGMVTELKYKDYKSSYTPDPNDTTNKGE; encoded by the coding sequence ATGAAGAAATTATGGTTAGGAACCGTATTGGTAGGAGTCATTGCGCTGAGTGCAGCTTGCTCTAATTCGATGCAAGGACACGATATGTCCAACATGCATACGAAAAAAGAAACAACTTCCAATAAAGAGAATTTGCCTTTGGCAAATGATACAGAGGCGCTATCCGGAAAAGAGATTCATCTGACAGCAAAGGAAACATTATTGCAAATCAACGATCAAGTCCAGCTCCCGGTATACACGTATAATGGATCGGTACCAGGAGCGCAAATTCGCGTAAAGCAAGGAGAGCGAGTAAAAATTGTTTTTAAAAATGAATTGCCTGAACCGACCGCCATTCATTGGCACGGCTATCCTGTCCCTAATGATCAAGATGGTGTACCTGGGGTGACAATGGATGCCATTAAACCAGGGGAAACGTTTACGTACGAATTTACAGCGACTGTACCTGGAACGTACTGGTACCATTCGCATCAAAAAAGTGCCGAGCAAGTGGACAAAGGATTATACGGTACATTGATCGTTGAACCAAAAGAAGGAGAACAAGTCGATCGAGATTACACGCTCGTATTAGATGAATGGATGAGCCAACAACAAGCATCAACGACTGAACAAGCCAATCATACAAATATGCATCACGGCAATAGCCCGATGATGCATGATATGAGTATGTACGATATTTTCACGATTAACGGAAAAAGCGGAACAGCTATCGAACCGTTAAAAGTAAAAAAAGGCGAAAAAGTGCGGCTTCGCCTCATCAACGCAGGGTACATGTCTCATAGACTCCATTTGCATGGACATTCATTTAAAATTGTCGCAACAGACGGACAGCCATTAAATGATCCGCAACTAATCAAAGATGAACTGTTGAATATCGCTCCAGGTGAGCGTTACGATATTGAGTTTATCGCCGATAATCTAGGAGAATGGTTATTAGAATGCCATGGAGATATGAAAGGTACTGATGGCATGAAAGTAAACATTCAATACGAAGGCCAAACAAACAAGACGGACAAAACAAATGCTAAAGAAACGCTTCCTGTTGTCGATATCACAACGTACGGAAAATACAAAACAGGGCCATTTACGCTAGACCAAACGTACGATGTAGAGTACACAATGGATTTAGGAACAGCTATGGACAAAAATGGGATGGTGTTCACGATCAATGGAAAAACGTATCCTAACACAGCGCCAATCAATGTGAAAAAAGGCGATGTTGTCAAAGTAAAACTAGTGAACAGCTCGCCAATGGACGTCCATCCGATGCATTTACACGGCCATTTCTTCCAAATATTAAGCAAAAACGGGAAGCCAGTCACAGGCTCTCCATTGATTAAGGATTCGTTGAATATAAACCCTGGAGAAGAATATGTCGTCGCATTTCAAGCAGACAATCCGGGAAATTGGATGTTCCATTGCCATGACTTGCATCACGCTTCCGCAGGAATGGTGACAGAACTAAAATACAAAGACTACAAATCAAGCTATACGCCAGATCCGAACGATACAACGAATAAAGGGGAGTAA
- the copZ gene encoding copper chaperone CopZ encodes MTITLQVQGMTCGHCKAAVTSALEQLDGVSRVEVHLQEGAVDVDYDETKVSVEKLKEAIEEQGYDVK; translated from the coding sequence ATGACGATTACATTACAAGTACAAGGAATGACATGCGGACATTGTAAAGCGGCGGTGACAAGCGCCCTTGAACAATTAGATGGTGTCAGCCGCGTCGAAGTGCATTTGCAAGAAGGTGCGGTCGATGTAGATTACGATGAAACAAAAGTAAGTGTAGAAAAGCTGAAAGAAGCGATTGAAGAGCAAGGATATGATGTGAAATAA
- a CDS encoding heavy metal translocating P-type ATPase, whose translation MSEQRTVTLKVTGMTCAACANRIEKVLNKMDGVEANVNLAMEKATIKYDPSKQMIADIETKIENLGYGVATEKVTLDIEGMTCAACATRIEKGLHRMEGVTNATVNLATNSAVVEYKEGVTSVEDILEKIKKLGYKGQIRTEEQDDAGRKEERLKQKQRQLAISIILSLPLLYTMVAHMPFHIGLPMPHLLMNPWFQLLLATPVQFYIGGPFYVGAYRALRNKSANMDVLVALGTSAAYFYSLYEAFRTFGNPAYMPRLYFETSAVLITLVLVGKYFEALAKGRTTEAISKLLSLQAKEATVIRHGEEIKVPLEEVVIGDTIVVKPGEKIPVDGTVIAGASSVDESMITGESIPVDKKEGDYVIGATINTNGVLTIRAEKVGKDTALANIIKIVEEAQGSKAPIQRMADTISGIFVPIVVGIALLSFIVWYFVVAPNDLPKALEVAIAVLVIACPCALGLATPTSIMVGTGKGAEHGILFKGGEYLEGTHKINAVLLDKTGTVTKGKPEVTDVLSFQEHMLDYAVSAESASEHPLAQAIVAYGKANGIVAQPLTHFSALVGHGIEATVNGKHVLIGTRKLMNERAVAIAEHEEQMKKLESEGKTVMLVAIDGQLAGMIAVADTIKETSKQAIARLKQMGIDVYMVTGDNKRTAEAIAKQVGIEHVYSEVLPEDKANIVEDLQKQGKQVAMVGDGINDAPALAKADIGMAIGTGADVAIETADVTLVGGDLLHIPKAIELSRQTMRNIRQNLFWALFYNSVGIPVAAAGLLQPWIAGAAMAFSSVSVVTNALRLKRVKI comes from the coding sequence ATGAGTGAACAAAGAACTGTGACACTGAAGGTGACCGGCATGACATGTGCCGCGTGTGCTAATCGGATTGAGAAAGTATTAAATAAGATGGATGGAGTAGAAGCCAATGTCAATTTGGCAATGGAAAAAGCAACGATTAAATATGATCCATCGAAGCAAATGATCGCCGATATCGAAACAAAAATCGAGAATTTGGGGTATGGCGTTGCGACAGAAAAGGTGACGCTTGATATTGAAGGCATGACATGTGCGGCATGTGCGACACGGATTGAAAAAGGGTTACATCGGATGGAGGGCGTGACAAACGCGACGGTAAACTTGGCGACAAACAGTGCGGTTGTCGAATACAAGGAAGGCGTTACATCTGTCGAAGACATTTTAGAGAAAATCAAAAAGCTTGGGTACAAAGGGCAAATTCGCACCGAGGAACAGGACGATGCTGGCCGGAAAGAAGAGCGGCTTAAACAAAAACAACGGCAACTCGCCATTTCCATCATCTTATCGTTGCCACTGCTTTATACGATGGTTGCCCATATGCCGTTTCATATCGGCTTGCCGATGCCGCATCTGTTGATGAATCCGTGGTTCCAGCTTCTTTTAGCGACACCCGTTCAGTTTTACATCGGCGGTCCTTTCTATGTCGGGGCATACCGGGCGTTACGAAACAAGAGCGCGAACATGGACGTCCTCGTGGCGCTTGGAACATCAGCCGCATACTTTTACAGCTTGTACGAAGCTTTTCGGACGTTTGGGAATCCTGCATATATGCCAAGATTGTATTTTGAAACAAGCGCTGTCTTGATTACGCTTGTGCTTGTCGGCAAATATTTTGAAGCGCTTGCGAAAGGGCGCACGACAGAAGCGATCTCTAAGTTGTTAAGCCTGCAGGCAAAAGAAGCGACTGTCATTCGACATGGGGAAGAAATAAAAGTTCCGCTCGAGGAAGTGGTGATCGGCGATACGATCGTTGTCAAGCCAGGAGAAAAAATCCCGGTAGACGGTACTGTCATCGCCGGAGCATCCTCCGTAGACGAATCGATGATTACCGGTGAATCGATTCCGGTTGATAAGAAGGAAGGCGACTATGTGATCGGGGCAACGATTAATACAAATGGGGTGCTGACTATTCGTGCAGAAAAAGTTGGGAAAGATACTGCACTTGCCAATATCATTAAAATCGTCGAAGAGGCGCAAGGGTCGAAAGCGCCGATTCAGCGAATGGCGGATACAATTTCCGGTATTTTCGTACCGATTGTTGTCGGAATTGCTCTGTTGTCTTTTATCGTTTGGTATTTCGTTGTGGCGCCAAACGATTTACCAAAAGCGCTCGAAGTCGCTATTGCCGTTCTCGTTATTGCGTGTCCATGTGCGCTTGGCCTTGCCACCCCAACGTCGATTATGGTCGGAACAGGGAAAGGAGCAGAACATGGCATTCTTTTTAAAGGAGGTGAGTACCTAGAAGGAACGCATAAAATCAATGCCGTATTATTGGATAAAACAGGAACAGTGACAAAAGGAAAACCAGAAGTGACAGATGTGTTGTCATTCCAAGAACATATGCTTGACTATGCCGTTTCGGCCGAGAGCGCTTCAGAACATCCGCTAGCGCAAGCGATTGTGGCGTACGGAAAAGCAAACGGAATTGTCGCGCAACCGTTGACGCATTTTTCTGCGCTCGTTGGACATGGAATTGAAGCAACGGTGAACGGAAAACACGTGCTCATCGGTACGCGCAAGTTAATGAACGAACGTGCGGTCGCTATTGCTGAACATGAGGAACAAATGAAAAAGCTTGAAAGCGAAGGAAAAACGGTCATGCTCGTTGCTATTGACGGACAGCTTGCCGGGATGATTGCCGTTGCAGACACGATCAAGGAAACGTCAAAACAAGCCATTGCGAGATTAAAACAAATGGGAATCGACGTGTATATGGTAACGGGAGACAATAAACGAACAGCTGAAGCAATTGCGAAACAAGTCGGCATTGAACACGTATACTCGGAAGTGCTGCCAGAAGATAAAGCGAACATCGTTGAGGATTTGCAAAAACAAGGAAAACAAGTCGCAATGGTCGGCGACGGCATTAATGACGCGCCAGCTCTGGCGAAAGCGGATATTGGAATGGCGATTGGCACTGGCGCAGATGTCGCGATCGAAACAGCGGACGTGACGCTTGTTGGCGGCGACCTGTTGCACATTCCAAAAGCGATTGAACTGAGCCGACAAACGATGCGCAACATTCGGCAAAACTTGTTTTGGGCATTATTTTATAATAGTGTTGGTATTCCAGTCGCTGCCGCTGGGCTATTACAACCGTGGATCGCTGGGGCAGCGATGGCATTTAGCTCTGTATCTGTTGTGACAAACGCGCTTCGTTTGAAGCGTGTGAAAATATAA
- a CDS encoding metal-sensing transcriptional repressor: MNHCEDHNMDKKMVPRTEQEIESIIKRLKRIEGQVRGVQKMVEDNRYCIDILVQISAITAALNKVGLNLLERHVSHCVSKAIREGSGEESIREVMDVIKQFAK, from the coding sequence ATGAACCATTGTGAAGATCATAATATGGATAAAAAAATGGTTCCACGAACGGAACAGGAAATCGAAAGCATTATTAAGCGCTTGAAGCGCATTGAAGGACAAGTGCGCGGTGTGCAAAAAATGGTCGAAGACAATCGGTATTGCATCGATATTTTAGTGCAAATTTCCGCGATCACGGCAGCGTTAAATAAAGTAGGATTGAACTTGTTAGAACGCCATGTCAGCCATTGTGTGTCGAAAGCGATCCGCGAAGGAAGCGGTGAAGAATCCATTCGTGAAGTCATGGATGTCATTAAGCAATTTGCAAAGTAA
- a CDS encoding SHOCT domain-containing protein, whose protein sequence is MGMFGGSFMMVGIMLFWVVLIAVGFYLLYRFINDRKEELSPLEILKVRLAKGEISLEEFEQLAKKCE, encoded by the coding sequence ATGGGAATGTTTGGAGGTTCTTTCATGATGGTGGGGATCATGTTATTTTGGGTTGTATTAATCGCCGTTGGTTTTTATCTCTTATATCGTTTTATCAATGACCGGAAAGAAGAACTCTCTCCACTGGAGATATTGAAAGTACGATTAGCCAAAGGAGAGATTTCTTTGGAAGAGTTTGAACAGCTAGCGAAAAAATGTGAATAA